DNA sequence from the Actinomycetes bacterium genome:
GGTCAATACGCAGGGCAAAAAGGTGGATCTGCGGATCGCGACACTACCGACCGTGTGGGGCGAGAAAGTCGTCATGCGAATCCTCGATAACAGCACGGCGCAACTAGACCTGGCCAAACTTGGCTTCAGCCAGAGCAACTACGATCGCTTCTCCGAGTCGTTTCACAAGCCCTACGGCATGATCTTGGTGACGGGACCGACGGGTTCGGGCAAGTCCACGACTTTGTATTCGGCGCTTAACGTCATCTCACGACCCGAGGTCAACATCATCACGGTGGAAGATCCAGTGGAGTACCGACTCAACGGGATCAACCAGGTGCAGGTGAACCATAAAGCCGGGCTGACATTCGCGTCATCGTTGAAGTCGATCCTTCGTTCAGACCCAGACGTGGTCCTGATCGGTGAGATTCGGGACTACGAAACCGCACAGATCGCCATTGAAGCCGCGTTGACAGGTCACTTAGTGCTGACGACGCTGCACACCAATGATGCGCCCAGTTCGGTGACTCGACTGACCGAAATGGGGGTCGAGCCCTTCTTGGTGGGATCTGCACTGGATTGCGTGCTCGCCCAGCGATTAGCGCGGCGGCTGTGCACCTCTTGCCGGGAGGAGTACAAACCCACCCCGGAGACGCTGGACACTGCGCGGTTCCCGTGGGATCCAGCTGGTCCGGTGCCGATGTTGTTCCGCGCGGTGGGATGCGTGAAGTGCGCCAACACTGGCTATAAGGGCCGAATTGCGCTGCATGAGGTGATGCAGGTCGGCGAAACTATCGAACGGCTCTCAGTAGAACGTGCTAGCAATGCTGATATCACCGCGGCAGCGAAGGCAGAAGGTATGCGTCCGCTGCGACTCGATGGCATGGACAAAGTGCTAGCCGGGATGACTTCCTTGGACGAAGTGCTCCGGGTAGCGATATAAGCCGATTCAAGGTTTGGTCGAAAATAGCCGATCTGACCTAGAGGGCTGGAGGTAAGGAATGACTGCGCAACCGCAATCGGGAAATGCGCCCGCTGCAGAGGATCAGCAGGGCGTTGTGCCGCGACTCGCGCCGCCGGTAGCGACCCAACCGGCCCCGCCGGCTCCCGGTGCCACGCCAACAGCGCCTGGCGCTGTGCCTGCAGCCGCGCCGCCTGCCCCGGGTACAGCTCCCGCAGGACAGCAGCCGCCGGCACCACAACCTGGGGCCGCTCAGGCGCAACAGGCCGCACCAGCTGCACCCACTGCGTTGGGT
Encoded proteins:
- the tadA gene encoding Flp pilus assembly complex ATPase component TadA gives rise to the protein MAQLGEILVADGVISDQQLQGAMQVQQETGKMLGRVLVDEGLLSEPQLVKALAEQIGLPFIDLSETMVDAAVIARIPGQVCRSHRVLPISIEGNRLILAMSDPGNVVARDDIRTRTGLDVRIVVATASDIDAAIDRFYRADSDLDDLTTAIDVEQEQQALDSVREVVEDAPIVKFVNLLITQGIMDGASDIHLEPNEHDLLVRFRIDGVLHEMMHSPKAIHTGVVSRLKIMAEMNIAERRIPQDGRLSVNTQGKKVDLRIATLPTVWGEKVVMRILDNSTAQLDLAKLGFSQSNYDRFSESFHKPYGMILVTGPTGSGKSTTLYSALNVISRPEVNIITVEDPVEYRLNGINQVQVNHKAGLTFASSLKSILRSDPDVVLIGEIRDYETAQIAIEAALTGHLVLTTLHTNDAPSSVTRLTEMGVEPFLVGSALDCVLAQRLARRLCTSCREEYKPTPETLDTARFPWDPAGPVPMLFRAVGCVKCANTGYKGRIALHEVMQVGETIERLSVERASNADITAAAKAEGMRPLRLDGMDKVLAGMTSLDEVLRVAI